The following are encoded in a window of Ferribacterium limneticum genomic DNA:
- the nifM gene encoding nitrogen fixation protein NifM, with amino-acid sequence MQHGYLELKLAHELFKKAPDTLSEAEQARLDEVAGKQARLEQRILASITAAQVVVPAPTIATRLDEIRQRYASPDDMAADLERNGLNADKLAEAVERDLRIEAVLDKVASAVPAVTEVDAEIYYRLHPEAFDRPEARRLRHILITFSNPIEKAIAAKTLEDLRSTGKNVENFSQAALRHSQCPTAMDGGKLGTVKRQQLFPELEPAAFELAVDEVSEVLESPMGLHILRCDEILPFGMMAFTEASPRIIEKLTEKRRREAQRDWIKEQA; translated from the coding sequence ATGCAACACGGCTACCTTGAACTCAAGCTTGCCCACGAACTGTTCAAAAAGGCGCCCGACACGCTGAGCGAGGCCGAGCAGGCCCGCCTCGATGAAGTCGCCGGCAAGCAGGCTCGCCTTGAACAACGCATTCTGGCCAGCATCACCGCAGCCCAGGTCGTCGTTCCGGCCCCGACCATCGCCACCCGTCTCGACGAAATCCGCCAGCGCTATGCCAGCCCGGACGATATGGCTGCCGACCTCGAACGCAACGGCCTCAACGCCGACAAACTGGCCGAGGCCGTTGAGCGCGACCTGCGCATCGAAGCCGTCCTCGACAAAGTTGCCTCGGCCGTTCCGGCGGTCACCGAAGTCGACGCGGAAATCTACTATCGCCTCCACCCGGAAGCCTTCGACCGCCCGGAAGCGCGCCGTCTTCGCCACATCCTGATTACCTTTTCCAATCCGATAGAAAAGGCCATCGCCGCGAAAACGCTTGAAGATCTACGGTCAACCGGAAAAAACGTCGAAAATTTCAGTCAGGCTGCGCTTCGCCATTCGCAATGCCCGACCGCCATGGACGGCGGCAAGCTCGGCACCGTCAAGCGCCAGCAGCTATTCCCGGAATTGGAACCGGCGGCCTTTGAACTTGCCGTTGACGAAGTCTCCGAAGTGCTCGAATCACCGATGGGCCTGCACATCCTGCGCTGTGATGAAATACTGCCCTTCGGCATGATGGCTTTCACCGAGGCCAGCCCGCGCATCATCGAAAAACTCACCGAAAAACGCCGCCGCGAAGCCCAGCGCGACTGGATCAAGGAACAAGCTTAG
- a CDS encoding HD domain-containing protein: MSGHLSKKGQASDLVERIAQLIKTRFEDESSGHDWHHIRRVWQLARQIAQREGANQEIVELGALVHDIADWKFHAGDDTVGPREAERLLVSEGAASSVIEQVVGIVASISYKGAGVKTAMTTLEGQCVQDADRLDAIGAIGIARCFAYGGHANRLMYDPDQPPVMHATAEAYKAAKGSSLNHFYEKLFLLKDRMNTETGKALAEQRHRYMEEFVAQFLEEWGAACV, encoded by the coding sequence ATGTCGGGCCATCTTTCTAAAAAAGGCCAAGCATCGGATCTGGTTGAACGTATCGCTCAGCTTATCAAAACCAGGTTCGAGGACGAGAGTTCCGGACACGACTGGCACCACATCCGCCGGGTATGGCAATTGGCTCGGCAGATAGCTCAGCGTGAGGGGGCGAATCAGGAAATCGTCGAACTGGGGGCCTTGGTCCACGACATAGCAGACTGGAAATTCCACGCTGGAGACGACACTGTCGGCCCCCGCGAAGCAGAGCGCCTGCTTGTGAGTGAGGGGGCGGCAAGCAGTGTTATCGAGCAGGTCGTCGGAATCGTTGCCAGCATCTCTTACAAAGGGGCTGGTGTGAAGACAGCGATGACTACCCTTGAGGGCCAGTGTGTGCAGGATGCCGACCGGCTTGATGCGATCGGGGCCATCGGCATTGCCCGCTGCTTTGCCTACGGCGGGCACGCCAATCGTCTGATGTACGATCCCGATCAGCCGCCTGTCATGCATGCAACAGCCGAAGCTTACAAGGCGGCGAAAGGGAGCAGCCTCAATCACTTTTACGAGAAGCTATTCTTGCTCAAAGACCGTATGAATACCGAGACTGGCAAGGCGTTGGCAGAACAGCGCCATCGCTATATGGAAGAATTTGTTGCCCAATTTTTGGAAGAGTGGGGGGCAGCATGCGTATAA
- a CDS encoding DUF5710 domain-containing protein: MKVPFAEKEQAKKLGARWDAARKIWYVEQQPDMTPFAQWSPTAHESAGGDESVAQQKKSVFRQQGSGKVHVGADYVEQPKVCDCLPWDSCEKCVHMVLETSS, from the coding sequence TTGAAGGTTCCCTTCGCTGAGAAGGAACAAGCCAAGAAACTGGGAGCACGATGGGATGCCGCGCGAAAAATCTGGTACGTCGAGCAGCAGCCTGATATGACGCCTTTTGCCCAATGGTCGCCTACTGCGCATGAGAGCGCTGGTGGCGACGAGAGCGTGGCGCAGCAAAAAAAATCAGTATTCAGGCAGCAGGGGAGCGGCAAAGTGCATGTTGGCGCCGATTATGTCGAACAGCCTAAGGTTTGCGATTGCTTGCCCTGGGATTCCTGTGAGAAATGCGTGCACATGGTCCTGGAAACCAGTAGCTAA
- a CDS encoding aldolase/citrate lyase family protein: MEIPINSFKTDLRNGETLLGLWLGLGETFSAEICAGAGFDWLLIDGEHGPNDLRSILSQLQAIEPYPSHAIVRPPQGDHVLIKQLLETGVQTLLIPMVESAEQAAGLVRAMRYPPEGIRGVGAALARASRWGRIQDYSAQANDQMCLLLQVETKLGYDNLDEIVAVDGVDGIFFGAADLAASYGLLGQSNHPSIVQAIETGLQKTRAAGKSGGVLCGDKAIVQRYFEAGARFIAVGVDALLLAAATTNLRQEYRPEPGGKSAANY; the protein is encoded by the coding sequence ATGGAAATACCAATTAACAGCTTCAAAACCGACCTGAGAAATGGCGAAACCCTGCTTGGCCTGTGGCTCGGGCTCGGTGAAACCTTCAGCGCCGAAATCTGTGCCGGGGCCGGGTTCGACTGGCTGCTGATCGACGGCGAGCATGGCCCCAATGACCTGCGCAGCATTCTCTCCCAGTTGCAGGCCATCGAGCCCTACCCGTCGCATGCCATCGTCCGCCCGCCGCAGGGCGATCATGTGCTGATCAAGCAATTGCTGGAAACCGGCGTTCAGACGCTGCTCATCCCGATGGTTGAAAGCGCCGAGCAGGCGGCCGGACTGGTCCGCGCCATGCGCTATCCGCCGGAAGGCATCCGCGGCGTTGGCGCAGCGCTGGCGCGTGCCTCGCGTTGGGGTCGAATCCAGGATTACAGCGCCCAGGCCAATGATCAGATGTGCCTGTTGCTGCAGGTCGAGACGAAACTCGGTTACGACAACCTCGACGAGATTGTGGCCGTTGATGGCGTCGACGGCATTTTCTTTGGTGCCGCCGATCTCGCCGCTTCGTATGGCCTGCTCGGGCAATCCAACCACCCGAGCATCGTCCAGGCCATCGAAACCGGCCTGCAAAAAACCCGCGCTGCGGGCAAAAGCGGCGGCGTCCTGTGTGGCGACAAAGCCATCGTTCAACGCTACTTCGAGGCCGGCGCCCGCTTCATTGCGGTGGGTGTCGACGCACTCCTGCTGGCTGCCGCCACAACCAATCTACGTCAGGAATACCGGCCGGAACCCGGCGGCAAAAGCGCCGCCAATTATTGA
- a CDS encoding sigma-54-dependent Fis family transcriptional regulator produces the protein MDTGQKSTQDKGIRLLRPSAHDKHRLPDIDDLAARLRFVPAKGEVWFDDRRMVLLHNTSLGAIRRELIETVGIEKARGLITRMGYQSGARDAEMVRRIRPDSNDFDSFAVGPQMHALEGFVSVETLALDVDVETGHFYGEFIWRNSAEAEQHLATFGDSNTPVCWLQQGYANGYLSSFLGRQMLVREVECKAMGAPACKIVGKALDQWDDPDADFRYLQAQDFVQSPSSKKFSFPRSDSSTTEISDKIDLVGVSSGFNTVCHMIQRVAPTRATVLFLGESGVGKEQFARTLHNISDRAEQPFIAINCAAIPEQLIESELFGVEKGGFSGASQSRPGRFERADGGTLFLDEIGTLSLVAQGKLLRALQEGEIERIGDTRVRKVDVRVVAATNENLRDLVEAGKFRDDLFYRLNVFPVNIPPLRERKEDILLLVEHFLNRYCALHKRKVTGFTEAALEALLFYSWPGNIRELENLIERGVILAPEDGGIDISHLFTSGENIRREPARMEAAASPPEQPAGVPNLSAQLREALASGKLSLDSLEEDAIGQALHLAQGNVSGAAKILGTTRARVAYRLSGRKVAHPAEGKE, from the coding sequence ATGGACACCGGCCAAAAATCGACGCAAGACAAGGGCATTCGCCTGCTGCGCCCGAGCGCCCACGACAAACATCGCCTGCCGGATATCGACGATCTTGCCGCGCGCCTCCGTTTCGTCCCTGCCAAGGGCGAAGTCTGGTTCGACGATCGGCGCATGGTGCTGCTCCACAACACCTCGCTGGGTGCCATCCGGCGCGAGCTGATCGAAACGGTCGGCATCGAGAAGGCACGCGGCCTGATTACCCGCATGGGCTACCAATCGGGCGCGCGCGATGCCGAAATGGTCCGCCGCATTCGCCCTGACAGCAACGACTTCGACTCCTTTGCCGTAGGCCCGCAAATGCACGCGCTGGAGGGCTTCGTCTCGGTGGAAACGCTGGCCCTCGATGTCGACGTTGAAACCGGGCATTTCTACGGGGAATTCATCTGGCGCAATTCAGCTGAAGCCGAACAGCACCTGGCCACTTTTGGCGACAGCAACACGCCAGTCTGCTGGCTGCAACAAGGCTACGCCAACGGCTACCTGAGCAGTTTCCTCGGCCGCCAGATGCTGGTCCGCGAAGTCGAATGCAAGGCCATGGGGGCCCCGGCCTGCAAGATCGTCGGCAAGGCGCTCGACCAATGGGACGACCCGGACGCCGATTTTCGCTATCTGCAGGCGCAGGATTTCGTCCAAAGCCCGAGCAGCAAGAAATTCTCCTTTCCGCGCAGCGATAGCAGCACCACCGAGATCAGCGACAAGATCGATCTGGTCGGCGTTTCGTCGGGCTTCAATACCGTCTGCCACATGATCCAGCGCGTCGCCCCGACACGGGCCACGGTTCTTTTCCTGGGTGAAAGCGGCGTCGGCAAGGAACAATTTGCGCGCACCCTGCACAATATCAGCGACCGCGCCGAGCAGCCTTTCATCGCCATCAACTGCGCGGCCATTCCCGAACAACTCATCGAATCTGAACTTTTCGGCGTCGAAAAAGGCGGCTTCAGCGGCGCCAGCCAATCCCGCCCGGGCCGCTTCGAACGGGCCGACGGTGGCACTCTTTTCCTCGACGAAATCGGCACGCTGAGCCTGGTCGCCCAGGGCAAGCTGCTGCGCGCGCTACAGGAAGGCGAAATCGAGCGCATCGGCGACACGCGGGTGCGCAAGGTCGATGTCCGCGTCGTGGCTGCGACCAACGAAAACCTGCGCGATCTCGTTGAAGCCGGCAAATTCCGCGACGACCTGTTCTATCGACTCAATGTCTTCCCGGTCAATATCCCGCCGCTGCGCGAGCGCAAAGAAGACATCCTGCTGCTCGTCGAGCATTTCCTCAACCGCTACTGCGCGCTGCACAAGCGCAAGGTGACGGGCTTCACCGAGGCGGCACTCGAAGCGCTGCTCTTCTACTCGTGGCCGGGGAATATCCGCGAGCTGGAAAACCTGATCGAACGCGGCGTCATTCTGGCGCCGGAAGATGGCGGCATCGACATTTCTCACCTGTTCACGAGCGGGGAGAACATCCGGCGCGAGCCGGCCCGGATGGAAGCTGCGGCCAGCCCACCGGAACAACCGGCCGGCGTGCCGAACCTGTCGGCGCAGCTTCGGGAAGCGCTCGCCTCGGGGAAGCTTTCACTGGATAGCCTGGAGGAAGATGCCATCGGGCAAGCGCTGCATCTGGCGCAAGGCAATGTATCCGGCGCCGCCAAAATTCTTGGTACGACGCGGGCTCGGGTGGCTTATCGACTCTCTGGGAGGAAGGTGGCGCATCCGGCCGAAGGCAAGGAATAA
- a CDS encoding nitrogen fixation protein NifZ: MMNAKWEYGEAVRLTRNVRNDGTYPGLDPGDFLVRRGSIGYVVDVGTFLQDQIIYSVNFLEEGKIVGCREEELIGGDDEWTPSRFEFREKVRAAKQLSVGGAVLVELGAVGEVIKVIRDAANGVTYHIHFDSLPGRVLQIPEAILEPHKPAE; the protein is encoded by the coding sequence ATGATGAATGCAAAATGGGAGTACGGTGAGGCCGTGCGCCTCACTCGCAACGTCCGGAACGACGGCACCTATCCCGGTCTTGATCCGGGCGACTTTCTCGTGCGCCGCGGCAGTATTGGCTATGTCGTCGATGTCGGCACCTTTTTGCAGGATCAGATCATCTACTCGGTGAATTTCCTCGAGGAAGGCAAGATCGTCGGTTGCCGCGAAGAGGAACTGATCGGTGGGGATGATGAATGGACGCCATCACGCTTCGAGTTCCGCGAAAAAGTCCGTGCCGCCAAGCAGCTTTCAGTCGGTGGCGCTGTGCTGGTCGAACTCGGCGCAGTCGGGGAAGTCATCAAGGTGATCCGCGATGCGGCAAACGGCGTGACCTATCACATTCACTTCGACAGCCTGCCAGGGCGCGTCCTGCAGATTCCTGAAGCCATCCTCGAACCGCACAAACCGGCGGAGTAA